TTTAcctacttattttttttaaagaaatttattaatatatgtctttaaggcatatattaataaattattttaaaaaattttttatgaaaaaataaaaaagtaatttacttttttttttagttttttcaatttttcctaaaatttttttccgaATGAATGATTAATGTGTGTCCTTAGAACATACATTAATCGGAccctttttcaaatacatctttcaatagattttttatcttttttttctattttatttaaatttttttttttaacacacgTGTTCCTGTACTCCTATGTCCACTCCtttctttgttaaatttttatttagttttattcttttttgctaATGTACAGAGTCCATTGGAGACCTTGAGTCTCCTTCTCTGTTATAAAGATCATTTTGCTTTTACCTACattattggagatgctctaatgAGAAGTGTGTGATGATGACTCGACAACCAGGTTGCCATCTACCATTTTATAAACAACAATTCCAAACTTCAATGGTTTCAAAGTGTCAGTTCGTTTTCCTCTTAACCAGTTCAACTGAACCCAGCACATGAAGGTTAGAATTTCCTTAATTTTATGCCCATCTCTTTTTGAGtaattttctccaaaaagtgacaaaaaaaggTTGTCTTGGATTAATCTATAGTTGTGTCCATATACCCAATATCTTAATCATGAGGTATTCCAATTATTTATCTTGTGCGTGAAATTGGGTTTGATAGATTTTCTGTAAATGGGTTCCTTAGTTTCCATATCTGTCAGGTataattatctcatttttttgaaCATCTCGTTTCTCTTAGTGGCGTCTGTTTTCTTGATTATAAATTCCCATTCTTCAGAATTTCATATTAAGACCAATTTCCTAGGCGTCAGTGACAGTAGTCAGCATAGCTGTAAGGATTTTCATAGGCTAGATGATTACAAAGCCAAGTGTTTGTACATCAAAACACATAACCCATGTGTCTCCCAGGGCTATATTGACTATCTTTACCTTTTCTACTGCAAACTAGGAAGTTTTCCCATTCTGGGttattctcttctctctctttggcTCCTTGTTCTGTTTTATCTGTTGGGGAACACAGCTTCTGAATACTTTTGTTCTTCACTTGAAAGCTTATCAAGTTTACTAAAATTGTCTCCTACAATTGCTGGGGTTACTCTGCTTTCTCTTGGCAATGGTGCTCCTGATTTCTTTTCAAGCATCGTCTCGATTATGGGTGAAGGTACATGTGATGTTGGCCTTAATACAGTACTGGGTGGTGCTTCTTTTGTAACTTGTGTTGTGGTTGGAATCATAAGCATTTCAAGGGGCCAAAGAGTGGTTCAACTACACAAGTCTGCCTTTATTAGAGATGTCTGTTTTTTACTCTTGGTTCTTGTGTTTTTACTTGTTATATTGGTTCAAGAGGAAATTGATCTGTGGGGTGCAATTGGTTTTTCTTCAATGTATGTTGTTTATGTGATAGTTGTTTACACCTCACATTTTCATTGGAAAAATGGTGAAGAAAGTCTCAGAGGTGGTGATTCAAGCAATTGCAGTCATTTGACTATACCTATTCTTGGCAAGAAGAGTTGCCAAGAAGAGATTAATACTGTAGAGGAACGAGCTATAGAAGGTTGTTCTGAAGTAGAAGTCAAAAAGAGTTGCCTTTGTTCAACACCATTAGCTTTTTGTGGTACATTTCTTGACATCCTTGAGCTGCCTCTTTACTTGCCAAGGAGATTGACAATTCCCATTGTTTCTGAAGAGAAATGGTCTAAGCCATATGCAGTTGCTTCAGTGACGTTAGCACCACTGCTGTTGTCAGCTCTTTGGAGCCCTCAAAGTGAGAATGGCACCTTTAATTCAAGTCTGGTGGCTTATGGAATTGGGTTGCTGATTGGGATTGCTTTTGGCGTTCTTGTATTTGTGACAACTGAGAAGTCGATCCCACCAAAGAAGTGCATATTTCTTTGGCTTTCTGGAGGTTTTTTAATGAGTGTAGCTTGGAGCTATATTATTGCTCAAGAATTGGTGGGGCTGCTAGTTTCACTGGGGTA
The DNA window shown above is from Quercus lobata isolate SW786 chromosome 7, ValleyOak3.0 Primary Assembly, whole genome shotgun sequence and carries:
- the LOC115953872 gene encoding cation/calcium exchanger 2, encoding MGSLVSISVRYNYLIFLNISFLLVASVFLIINSHSSEFHIKTNFLGVSDSSQHSCKDFHRLDDYKAKCLYIKTHNPCVSQGYIDYLYLFYCKLGSFPILGYSLLSLWLLVLFYLLGNTASEYFCSSLESLSSLLKLSPTIAGVTLLSLGNGAPDFFSSIVSIMGEGTCDVGLNTVLGGASFVTCVVVGIISISRGQRVVQLHKSAFIRDVCFLLLVLVFLLVILVQEEIDLWGAIGFSSMYVVYVIVVYTSHFHWKNGEESLRGGDSSNCSHLTIPILGKKSCQEEINTVEERAIEGCSEVEVKKSCLCSTPLAFCGTFLDILELPLYLPRRLTIPIVSEEKWSKPYAVASVTLAPLLLSALWSPQSENGTFNSSLVAYGIGLLIGIAFGVLVFVTTEKSIPPKKCIFLWLSGGFLMSVAWSYIIAQELVGLLVSLGYMSGINPSILGLTILAWGNSIGDLVTNLTMALNGGPEGTQVAISGCYAGPIFSILIGLGLSLVGSSWSNYPSSVVIPRDPFLLETLVFLAVGLLWALVVLPIRNMRLDRVLGGGLLVVYLVSLSLRLIQTQGSLQLHTHT